Part of the Flavobacterium sp. MDT1-60 genome, AAGTGTTTTAAAACTTCGGCGGAAGCCACTTTCTTTCCTTCAAAAAGTACTTCTCCTTCTCCTAATAAAGGTAAAGACAAATGGGCCAATGGCGCCAAATCTCCCGATGCACCAAGTGAACCTTGTGTATATATTATAGGAAGAATATCATTATTATAGAAATCAACTAAACGAGAGACAGTTTGCAACTGAATTCCTGAATGTCCGTAGCTCAAAGATTGAATTTTAAGCAACAGCATCAGTTTTACAATTTCAGCAGGAACTTCTTCTCCGGTTCCGCAAGCATGCGATTTTACCAGATTCTCCTGAAGTTTTGATAAATTTTCATTTGAGATTTTTACATTACAAAGTGATCCAAAACCGGTGTTGATTCCGTAAATAGGTTCAGAATGTGAGGCCATTTTTTTATCTAAATAATCACGGCATTTTTGGACGTTAACTTTAGCTTCTTCAGATAATTCAAGCATTTTCTGATTCACAATAATTTCCTGCAGATCTTCTAAACTTAGGGTTTCAGTACTTATATAATGGATTTCTCTCATAACATTTTTAATTTAAGGCATCAAAATTCAACAAATCAATATTAAAAAGCAACATTTGTTCATAATAATTAAAAAATGAATGAAAGAAATTCTACCTATTTATCTATTTCACATTACTAATCATACAAAATCAAGGCTTTATTTTCTACTTCAAAATCAAGCTTCAAAACTTACAATAAAAAATTAATTTCCTACTTATTTTATAGACTAATGACTGTTTTTATCCAATATCCTGATAAAAATCAACCTTTTAACCTTATCTATTCCCAACAATTACGGGTTTAAATATACGAATACATCAATTTATGATATTCAATCTTAACAAAACCTCAATATTGAATGAATCATATTTGAAATATTAAAATATTCGCAAAAAGAAAATAAAGGTTTTTCGCTTTTATAAAAATCTGTACTTTTGAAACATCAAAAATGAAAAGTAACAGCGCAAAATATCAATCTACAATGACAACTCAAACTGGAGTTGCAATTGCTGCTACAACAATTTCTACAACTACTACCCCTTAGGGGTATACATTTTACATATAATCCTGGTTATCTATACTTTTTTCGTGAAAGAAGAGAGTCATTGGATACATAAAAATATTTGCGTAAAAAGAAAAAAAACATCAAAATGAAAGTATTAAAATTTGGCGGAACTTCGGTTGCCAATGCTCAAAATATAAAACTCGTTCTCGAAATTGTTAACCAAAAATCAAAGCAAGATCAATTAGTTGTTGTGGTTTCAGCTTTAAGCAAAGTAACCGATCTATTGCAGCTAGCAGCAGCAAAAGCGGCAGCAAATGATGAAAGCTTCAGAGAAATTGTTGCTGAAATCGAGAAAAAACACCTTGATACCTTAAAAGAACTTATTCCGGTTAGTGAACAAAGCAGTTTGTTGAGCCATATCAAAAGAATCATCAATCACTTAGAAACTTTGTTGGATGGATGTTTCTTATTAGGCGAATTATCTCCAAGAACGGCTGATACTATTTTGAGTTTTGGAGAATTACTTTCTTCTTATATCATTGCGCAGGCATATCAGCAAATTGATAAAAATGTAGTTTACAAAGACAGCCGCGAAATAATCAAAACAAATGCTGATTTCGGAAAAGCTGTAGTAAACTTTGAAATTTCAAACCAATTGATTCAGGAATATTTTGCCGAAAATCAATCGCAAATCAATATTTTACCTGGATTTATCGCTTTAACTCTTGATGGAATCACGACTACTTTAGGCCGTGGAGGTTCAGATTATACTGCAGCTATTATTGCCGGAGCACTTGATGCATCGCAATTAGAAATCTGGACAGACGTAAACGGAATGTTTACTGCCAACCCGAAAATTGTAAAACAAGCACAGCCAATTGCGACAATTTCTTACCAGGAAGCAATGGAATTATCGCATTTTGGTGCCAAAGTGTTGTATCCGCCAACAATTCAGCCAGTTTTAAGAAAAAGTATTCCAATTTTAATTAAAAATACTTTTGAACCGGAAGCTGAAGGAACTTTAATTTCTAATCAGGTTTCATCTAAAGATTCGGTTGTAAAAGGAATCAGCCATATCGATAATATTTCGCTTGTAACACTTGAAGGTCCTGGAATGATTGGAGTTGCGGGTTCTTCAAGACGTTTATTTGAGGTTTTGTCTCAGGAAAAAATCAATGTGATTTTCATTACTCAGGCTTCTTCTGAACACTCTATTTGTATCGGAATTTTAAATTCGGATGCCGAAAATGCAGAAGCTGCGATCAACAGAGCTTTTGAAGTAGAAATTCTTCAAAACAAAATCGATCCTGCCATAGTAGAAAAAGACCTTTGCATTATTGCTTTGGTTGGAGAAAACATGAAAAACCACCAAGGTTTGAGTGGTAGAATGTTTAGTACTCTTGGAAAAAACAACGTGAATATCCGTGCGATTGCGCAAGGTGCATCTGAGCGTAATATTTCGACTGTAATCAACGAAAGAGACGTTAAAAAAGCGTTGAATACGTTGCACGAAAACTTCTTTGAAGAAAACACCAAACAGCTGAATTTATTTGTAATGGGAGTTGGAAATGTGGGTGAAAAATTCATCGAGCAAATTCACAACCAAAGGAAATTTTTAAAAGATAATTTAAAGATTAATGTTCGCGTAATTGCTTTGTCAAACTCAAGAAAAATGCTTTTTGACGAAGACGGAATTTCATTAAAAGACTGGAAATCGACTTTAGACAAAGGTGAAGAAGCTATTCCATTAGAATTCATCGCACGTGCAAGAGAACTGAATTTACGTAACAGTATTTTCGTGGATATTACGGCAAATGCAAGCGTTTCTGAAATGTATGAGAAATTCTTAAAAGAAAGTATTGCCGTTGTAACCTGTAACAAAATTGCCTGTTCTTCTGCGTATGACAATTATAAAAAGCTAAAAAGTTTATCACGCCAATACAACGCTCCGTTTTTGTTTGAAACGAATGTTGGTGCGGGATTACCAATTATTGATACCGTAAAAAACTTAATTGCTTCTGGCGATAAAGTGCATAAAATTCAGGCCGTTTTATCAGGAAGTCTGAACTTCATTTTCAACAATTTTGACAAGAATAATTCTTTTCACGATGTGGTTAAAGAAGCAGGAGTTCAGGGTTTTACAGAACCAGATCCAAAAATAGACTTGAGTGGAATTGACGTTGCCCGCAAAATCCTGATTTTAATTCGCGAAAGCGGTTATGAAATGGATATTGACGCCATCGCCAACGAATCGTTTTTGCCTGCCGAATGTTTGGAGACAACAAATAACGAAGCTTTTTTTGCATCGTTAATCAAACATGCTCCTCATTTTGAAAAAATTTATACAGAAGCTTTGGCAAAAGATTCACGATTGAAATACGTAGCACAATTCGAAAACGGAAAAGCTAGCGTTGGCCTGCAATTTATCGCTAAAGATCATCCTTTCTACAACTTAGAAGGAAAAGATAATATCGTATTGTTCTATACAGATCGTTACGTAGATCAGCCGTTATTGATCAAAGGCGCCGGAGCCGGAGCAGCGGTTACGGCATCAGGAATTTTTGCGGACGTTATTAGAATAGGAAATAATTAAAAAAAGGGACAAAGGCACAGAGGTGCAAAGGTTCAAAGGTTTTTACTTTGTCACTTTGCCTTCTTGAACCTTTGAAGCTAAATATAAAAATATCTAGAGGCAAAGCCTTTGTTCCTTTGAACCTTTGCCACTTTGAACCTTATAACAAATGACACAGATTAAACTATTTTGCCCGGCAACCATCGCGAATCTCTCGTGCGGATTTGACGTACTTGGACTTTGCTTAGACACTGCGGGCGATGAAATGATTGTTAGAAAAACAGATCAAAAAGGAGTTCGTATTACTAAAATTGTGGGTGCCGATTTGCCTTTGGAAACCGAAAAAAACGTTTCGGGTGTTGCGGCTTTGGCAATGTTAGAAACGCTGGATGTAGATTGCGGATTTGAAATCGAAATCTACAAAAACATCAAAGCCGGAAGCGGGATTGGAAGCAGTGCTGCAAGTTCTGCCGGAGCAGTTTTCGGGATTAATGAATTATTAGGAAGACCGTATTCCCGTAAAGATTTGGTGCAGTTTGCCATGCAGGGCGAAAAATTAGCCAGCGGAAATGCACACGCCGACAACGTTGCTCCTGCCCTTTTAGGCGGATTTACTTTGGTAAGAAGTTATGCTCCGCTTGATATTATCCGAATTGATAGTCCGGAAGAATTGTACGCGACTGTGGTTCATCCTCAAATTGAATTGAAAACGTCAGATGCGCGTTCGGTATTAAAACAAACCGTGTCCCTAAAAAGTGCGATTATGCAATGGGGAAATGTTGGTGGATTAATAGCCGGTTTATACACCAAAGATTACGATTTGATCGGAAGATCACTTCATGACGAAATCGTAGAACCTTTAAGAAGCGTTTTGATTCCAGGTTTTGATTTAATCAAACAAACGGCATTAGAAAACGGCGCGTTAGGTTCCGGGATTTCAGGTTCCGGTCCGTCGATTTTTGCTTTAAGCAGAGGAAAAAACACCGCCGACCAAATCGCCAAAGCCATGAGCGATGTTTACGAAAACATGAATTTGCCATATGAAATTCACGTTTCGAAAATTAATCCGGATGGGGTTAGGATATTATAACACGAATTTCACGAATTTACACAAATTTGGTTGTATTCAATTAAAAATTAAAAATTTAGAATTAAAAATTGTGTAGAACTTTGTAGACTGAGCGAAGTCGAAGTCCACGCGAAGTACATCACGTACAGTTTGTCATTTCGACGAAGGAGAAATCCTCGCGAGAAACTCGTCAAAGAAAAGTCTATTTTCTATACTCTATTCTCTTTTTTCTAAAATCTAAAATCTAAAATTAACCATGAAATACTATAGTTTAAACCATAATGCACCGGAAGTTTCATTTAAAGAAGCTGTAATACAAGGATTAGCGAGTGATAAAGGATTGTATTTTCCGCAAATCATTACACCTTTAAATCCGGCGTTTTTTAATGTAATCGAGAATTTAAGCCATAACGATATTGCTTTTGATGTGATTCAGCAATTTGTGGGCGATGACATTCCTGAAGACAATTTAAGAGAAATTATTAAAGATACTTTGTCTTTTGATTTTCCGGTTGTGGAAGTTGAAAACGGCATTTATTCGCTGGAACTATTCCACGGGCCAACAATGGCTTTTAAAGACGTTGGAGCGCGATTTATGTCACGTTGTCTGGCGTATTTTAATAAAGATAAAAAAAACAGTAAAAATACGGTTTTGGTAGCGACTTCCGGAGATACGGGAGGTGCGGTTGCGAGCGGATTTCTAGGTGTTGACGGTGTTGATGTTGTGATTTTATATCCGTCAGGAAAAGTGAGCGACATTCAGGAAAAACAATTGACCACTTTAGGGAAAAACATTAAAGCACTTGAAGTAGATGGTGTTTTCGATGATTGCCAGGACATGGTGAAGAAAGCGTTTTTAGATGAAACTTTAGCGCATAAAAACCTGACTTCGGCGAATTCTAT contains:
- the thrA gene encoding bifunctional aspartate kinase/homoserine dehydrogenase I → MKVLKFGGTSVANAQNIKLVLEIVNQKSKQDQLVVVVSALSKVTDLLQLAAAKAAANDESFREIVAEIEKKHLDTLKELIPVSEQSSLLSHIKRIINHLETLLDGCFLLGELSPRTADTILSFGELLSSYIIAQAYQQIDKNVVYKDSREIIKTNADFGKAVVNFEISNQLIQEYFAENQSQINILPGFIALTLDGITTTLGRGGSDYTAAIIAGALDASQLEIWTDVNGMFTANPKIVKQAQPIATISYQEAMELSHFGAKVLYPPTIQPVLRKSIPILIKNTFEPEAEGTLISNQVSSKDSVVKGISHIDNISLVTLEGPGMIGVAGSSRRLFEVLSQEKINVIFITQASSEHSICIGILNSDAENAEAAINRAFEVEILQNKIDPAIVEKDLCIIALVGENMKNHQGLSGRMFSTLGKNNVNIRAIAQGASERNISTVINERDVKKALNTLHENFFEENTKQLNLFVMGVGNVGEKFIEQIHNQRKFLKDNLKINVRVIALSNSRKMLFDEDGISLKDWKSTLDKGEEAIPLEFIARARELNLRNSIFVDITANASVSEMYEKFLKESIAVVTCNKIACSSAYDNYKKLKSLSRQYNAPFLFETNVGAGLPIIDTVKNLIASGDKVHKIQAVLSGSLNFIFNNFDKNNSFHDVVKEAGVQGFTEPDPKIDLSGIDVARKILILIRESGYEMDIDAIANESFLPAECLETTNNEAFFASLIKHAPHFEKIYTEALAKDSRLKYVAQFENGKASVGLQFIAKDHPFYNLEGKDNIVLFYTDRYVDQPLLIKGAGAGAAVTASGIFADVIRIGNN
- a CDS encoding homoserine kinase, coding for MTQIKLFCPATIANLSCGFDVLGLCLDTAGDEMIVRKTDQKGVRITKIVGADLPLETEKNVSGVAALAMLETLDVDCGFEIEIYKNIKAGSGIGSSAASSAGAVFGINELLGRPYSRKDLVQFAMQGEKLASGNAHADNVAPALLGGFTLVRSYAPLDIIRIDSPEELYATVVHPQIELKTSDARSVLKQTVSLKSAIMQWGNVGGLIAGLYTKDYDLIGRSLHDEIVEPLRSVLIPGFDLIKQTALENGALGSGISGSGPSIFALSRGKNTADQIAKAMSDVYENMNLPYEIHVSKINPDGVRIL
- the thrC gene encoding threonine synthase, with amino-acid sequence MKYYSLNHNAPEVSFKEAVIQGLASDKGLYFPQIITPLNPAFFNVIENLSHNDIAFDVIQQFVGDDIPEDNLREIIKDTLSFDFPVVEVENGIYSLELFHGPTMAFKDVGARFMSRCLAYFNKDKKNSKNTVLVATSGDTGGAVASGFLGVDGVDVVILYPSGKVSDIQEKQLTTLGKNIKALEVDGVFDDCQDMVKKAFLDETLAHKNLTSANSINIARWLPQMFYFFFAYKALKKQNKPLIFSCPSGNFGNICAGIMAKKLGLPIEHFVASTNVNDTVPRFLESGKYDPKPSKATISNAMDVGNPSNFIRIQELYNNDLKAFEKDFSSYSYTDEETLAALKQIYNTDGYIAEPHGAVGYLGLKKELQKHDNAIGVFLETAHPIKFLDVVEPALGITLPIPEQIESVMNEDKVSVKIKSYEELKEFLG